A region of Amyelois transitella isolate CPQ chromosome 11, ilAmyTran1.1, whole genome shotgun sequence DNA encodes the following proteins:
- the LOC106133417 gene encoding ER membrane protein complex subunit 8/9 homolog produces MGEVSMETAAYAKIILHAAKYPQSAVTGLLLADGTNLKEGAKNQDLDIVNTVPLFHHSHYLSPMGEVALTQVEATAIAENRVIAGYYAACENYKDNTVEKCPGQKIAEKIAEHFPSAVFVVVDNMKLSKSLKSPALNLYKYADGKWRPRESNKVIFRSTDVLETVSHLLQKRVQTDLIDFDNYLDDVTQDWTNHGIKKLIASIEAFNMIDCKDD; encoded by the exons ATGGGAGAAGTTTCAATGGAAACTGCCGCTTACGCCAAGATAATTTTACACGCAGCCAAGTATCCCCAGTCCGCTGTCACCGGATTGCTACTAGCTGATGGAACAAACCTGAAGGAAGGGGCTAAAAACCAGGATCTGGATATCGTGAACACTGTCCCATTGTTTCACCATAGCCATTATCTCTCTCCTATGGGAGAAGTGGCATTAACGCAG GTCGAAGCTACGGCTATAGCCGAAAACCGCGTCATTGCAGGTTATTATGCAGCATGTGAAAACTATAAGGACAATACTGTAGAGAAGTGTCCGGGACAGAAAATTGCTGAAAAAATTGCGGAGCATTTTCCATCTGCTGTTTTTGttgtg GTAGACAACATGAAACTATCAAAATCATTGAAGAGTCCAGCCCTCAATCTGTATAAGTATGCAGACGGCAAATGGAGGCCTCGAGAATCCAATAAAGTGATTTTCC GATCAACAGACGTCTTGGAAACCGTGTCGCATCTACTCCAAAAACGTGTACAAACTGACTTGATAGACTTTGACAACTATCTGGATGACGTCACACAAGACTGGACCAACCATGGTATTAAGAAACTGATTGCGAGTATTGAAGCCTTCAACATGATTGATTGTAAGGATGACTGA